The genomic window cagggccacggcccccacccagccagcccagggagggagggagggcaggCCCTGGGGGGGTggggcagcgcagcccatccctcctctcgcagcccagcaaagagccctcgtccccccacccggaatccagggtggtcccctgggccacccgtgCGCCCAGTTACCGGCCTtcggggatggcaagaggggacgcaccaccaaccccacgcccatcCCCAACCCtatccgcccacccgggccacgaacaTCTGCTGCAGCCCCCCAGCCGACACGGCACACCACggggcccccagcggcccaccaagcccagcccagggcagggcagggtcccccgccgtagcaggcaacatccagccgatacaccgccgcccagccagcgatccgcggcggagcacagggcggatacccagttagAGAAGTAAGGGGAAGGCGggggcaggagaacgccgaggagccgccgTGGTGCGACGCAAGACCGGAGCCCTGACCTCCCCCCACTTCCGCGgctggcagcccaggcagagaggaggccacgcatcgggagccatgccatagaggaaaaaaaaaagtttgggacacacttaccaccctattactgtggcagcCAGGtttcatccagacttttagagatggttttgtgtcctttcccagctttatacgaatcaacaatccttgatcgcaggtcttcagacagctcttttgaccgagccattatgcacatcagacaatgcttctttctcatcaagacagttcttaccagggttgtgttttgtagtgggcagggcggctttaaaccactcatcagtgattgggcacacacctgacttaaattgtttggtaaaaattggtttcaattgctctttaagtctccttaggcagagggttcacttattttcccgcttctgtcatcgtttgcatgcgatcctcactaaaatatgaaaacctataaaggttttagttaaagcagacacaatttttttcatctgtgtgattttgacaaacatcagatcacatttgatggtgattttatgcagaaatgttagaaattccaaaaggttcagataccttttcataccactgtattacttTGTACTATTGTCGATTAATCACATCTAATATCTTCCTTTGTTGAGAATCCGAAAATCACTTTTCTCACAGTTGGAACTGATTAACTTTTTCATGTTGGTCTGCCTCCTTTTCAAGTAATTTGTTGTCAATGCTCCTTCACAGCATTCTTTCTTCGCTGTGATGCACTTTGCTGGCCTGAAGGCTGTCGGAGAGTCCTTGCAACAGCCTTTACGCTACTACAGGGTCAACCTTTCCGCTTCCATGAACCTGCTTGAGGTCCGTTCAACCAAACTAAATCCACACCGCGACTTGATCAtaatttgttcaaaaatttGGTTACTGATAGCATGTTAATCTAGCTTCGTCTGTTCATACAAACTAAACTAAACCCGGCCTCATAGCCCGAGCTGTACGCCTCACTAATGCTACCTTTTTGATATGTGTTCAACCACATATGCTCCAGGTGATGCAGGCTCACGGAGTGCACAATTTGGTGTTTAGCAGCTCAGCCACAGTTTACGGTGAGCCCCAGCGCCTGCCCATTGACGAGGAGCACCCCGTTGGCAACTGTACCAACCCTTATGGCAAGACCAAGTACTTCATAGAAGAGATGATTAAGGACCACTCCAAAGCCGAAAAGGTGCTGAGCTGGATTGTGTTCACGAGCTTTTAAGAACCATTTTCCTCATGATTTGCTGTGTGTACAATGTGAGCAGAATTGGAATTCTGTGTTGCTGCGATATTTCAACCCCATCGGTGCTCATGTCTCTGGTCTCATCGGAGAGGACCCTCAGGGTATCCCCAACAATTTAATGCCATATATCGCTCAGGTACATGAATACTGTAATCTTTGTCTTTTTATTAGTTGCAAAAGATAATGTTGCATCACTTTGTGTCTAGGTTGCTGTCGGGAGAAGGGAGTGCCTTAGTGTATTTGGAGATGACTATGACACACTTGATGGGACAGGtatcaaatatttcatttttatccATCTTAACACAGGCTACATGTCACATTTTAACAGCTTAGCCAAGTTTCAAAAAGTAAGAAGAGAAAATAAATCTACGTGTGTGCCTGCTGTTAGAGATGGCCAACATCGCATATTACTAGGGTTGCCAACCGTCCCTTGAAAAACGGAATCGTCcggtattcagaaacaaaagcaTGCATCCATATTAAGCCATACAAGGAAATGTGTAGGAGGAAAATCATTTCCCCGCTTCCCCTGCTTTCAGACCAGTGAGTTGACAGAACAATGACAATCCCACTCGTCTTATTGGTCGAAAAAGTACTGTAGTGTGGCATGAGGAAATCTGAAGACAACATAAGAGTGTGGGAAATAAGAGGTTTGGGTGAAGCACGAGTAAAAGGAGtgttcaaaatgatgatcatttgttttcttgcGCTTCTCTGTGTACTTTAActatttgtatttttgtgttctgtcaatttcGTTTGCATTTCTACATTATGtttggagtgatcatttgcgtaactgttattgctgaggggactttgaatgcacctaaattgttaaaaaataatattaataataatggaGTGATCATTTGCGTAACTGTTATTGCTGAGGGGACTTTGAATGCAcctaaattgttcaaaaataataataataataaataaattttaaaaaactttaccTCAGCATTTGTATGAAAGTTTaagaaaagtattaaaaaaaaaaaaaaaaaactgccaaaaaCACATAGactaggggtgtccaaacgttttgcaaaggggggccagatttggtgtgggaaaaatgtggggggctgaccttgTCTGACGTCCTTtcagtagaacaatatatttaagcaaattttagcaagccattttgtgtgtcacatttgcttttttttttttttttttttttttttttttgttaatttcaacaatctcgcaactagcctttgtggtattctcttttgactctcgggctcttgcgaaatactgctgctgtgaatttaaagaagctttaagttgcttcaatttctcgctgcgtatcttcactgtaatcttgtcgtacatgtcaacagtcttgtttggtaatatcgcctcacattgaagccttaaaaacagcaactgtctctttgcaaattaggcagacacagttgttgcgtattttagtgaagaaatagtccaatttccacctatccttaaagcgtcggccgtcgcagtcaactttcttttttttgttgattgtcgccattttaggaaATTGGGACTAAAGGGTCACacgaggtaatgttgcttagagtgctgctgcctctcagtgggtaaatgaggagcagcatttagtgtgtaagctacttcatatgctggtagcagtactgctgaccaatttattaagtctgtgtgctggccagacattattgatattATAACAGGCtgagggccggatgaaatttgaccaagggccgcatttggcccccgggcgggACTTTGGACATACCTGACATagacacacatacaaaaaaggctcaggaccttaagggttaaattataaatgtttaaatttagCATGACAGATGTTAATTATATTCTagtatttttgtattaaaaaaactgctgataattattgtttttcgtgtgcttacagtggggcaaataagtatttagtcaaccactaattgtgcaagttctcccacttgaaaacagtagagaggcctgtaattgtcaacatgggtaaacctcaaccatgagagaccaaatgtggagaaaaaaaaaacaatcacattgtttgatttttaaagaatttatttgcaaatcatggtggaaaataagtatttggtcaatgccaaaagttcatctcaatactttgttatgtaccctttgctggcaataacggaggccaaacgttttctgtaactcttcacaagcttttcacacactgttgctggtatttttgcacatacctccatgcagatctcctccagagcagtgatgttttggggctgtcgttgggcaacacggactttcaactccctccacagattttctatggggttgagatctggacactggctaggccactccaggaccttgaaatgcttcttacgaagccactcctttgttgccctgtctGTGTGTTAgggatcattttcatgctgaaagacccagccacgtctcatcttcaatgcccttgctgatggaaggagattttcactcaaaatctcttgatacatggcccaatcattctttcctttacacagatcagtcgtccttgtccctttgcagaaaaacggccccaaagcatgatgtttccacccccatgcctcacagttggtatggtgttcttcggatgaaattcagtattctttctcatccaaacacgagaacctgtgcttctaccaaagagttctattttggtttcatttgaccataacactttctcccagtccacttctagatcatccaaatgctttctagcgaaccgcagacgggcccggaggtgtactggcttcagcagtgggacacgtctggcagtgcaggatttgagtccctgacggtacattgtgttactgatagtagcctttgttactgtggtcccagctctctgtaggtcattcactaggccccccccatgtggttctgggattttttgctcaccgttcttgttatcattgtgacgccacggggtgagatcttgcatggagccccagatcgagggagattatcagtggtcttgtatgtcttccatttgctaataattgcttccacacttgatttctttacaccaagagaagagtgaagagttacagaaaacgttggcCTCCGTTgtggccaacaaagggtacataacaaagtattgagatgaacttttggtattgaccaaatacttattttccaccatgatttgcaaataaattctttaaaaatcaaacaatgtgattttctgtttttttttttcttcacattctgtctctcgtggttgaggtttagccatgttgagaattacaggcctctctaatcttttcaagtaggagaacttgcacaattggtggttgactaaatacttatttgccccactgtaaatcactcaaatatgtacctaatttattcagttttgagtaaaattataataatattagaattgtaatttaaaaattcacttttcacatacaaaaaaaaataaataattggagGTGATAAGAGGTGACTCTTATCAGGCCGGCCGGTGTTCTAACACATTTCAGCATACCCATCAGATGAGCATGCCTCAGATTTCTGCGCATGCACAAGAGCCGTGAATCACATTGTTCATTCATACATTTAAGTATTCATATTTACAGTATTGCCGTTGTGTAGGTTTTTTTTGCCAATACAACCATTTCATGTATGACATATTATGTAGAAAAAATATATGACATGACATAAATGTAGGACATAAATGTTCCATTGATAtgcatacttatataaaaaaaggtGGTGGCCAAACAACTTTATTAGATGCGGCCTAGAGTTGGTCCAAAACTACATCTGTATTTTAGGGTTAAATATTCTAAGTATTATAAAACGCTTTAAAGTggaagttcaaaattttttacattaggcttaaacttcgagttagtgggggttttattagttggtggagttgatttttacaaattctgtgcagtttttaagttatttgttagtttcagggctccggagtggctaaactagcTCCACAAACAGATTCAACATTGTCAAAtatattcaaaatgcagatcattgtccCAAAACactcatgcggccaaaacaatgtcacatcaaactgccgtaattccttTAATTCTGCAGGACTTCGTTTTTTTAGATGCTTAATacaaccacaatagagaggagtacttcggccactcgtgctcacaATGCATTCGACGAAGGTGGGAAAGTCGGACTTATCTCACTCagatggtaccagttgcgaaTACAAACAGCAAAGATGACTGATagcgacaagttgttttttattttggacatcaaaagacattttgacctgcagcaaacctgccttctcgcaagcgatcaaatagtggagccggtccaatgatatttttccagatctgaggttggaaactctgacttcccaccttcctcgaatgcagcatcagtctactGAGTTAACTGATGGCCGGCAACATCGCTGTGGAAATAGAAGACATCGGTAaagcaaagtttccacaaatttccTATTAAGAACGAGGAACAAAATAAACTGGTTACTCTGACAAAGTATGCTAATCTGACAGAACATtggctctaccaatgaggtgtccctttttttttcagggattggctctaccaatgaggtgtccctttttttttcagggagtcTGCAACCCTACATATCACACATGAAGCTATTCTTCCATCTATCATTATTGTCAATTATACCAGAAAGACTGACCTATGAGTGGCAACATAGTAGAGCATTCAGACTGCCGGAATATGCCAAGACAAAAAGTAGAAGTGGTTACAGAAGAAGGTAGCCTAACTGTTAGCTTATTGGTTAATGAATTGCCGTGGCAGTCTTCTTCTTGTCATTTTTGTCGTGTTGAGTGCTTGGGAGACGGATCGCTTTCTAATTGGCTACTTTTCTGTTTCACGTCACAATGACAGAGTCCTTGGCTCGACTGAACTTGGTTTAGACCGCACGTTTAAAGATAATTGGAAATTTCGAACAGGTTAGACATTTATGATTGTCAGGCATAGCTGTTTTCTTACTTTCAAACTGAAGAGGAAGGACACTCTGAACACAAACCACACATCAGGATAATCAGGACAACCATAAAGACAGTGAGGCGTGGCTTTGATAGGAAAGAGGGGGGGAAATACTCAAATTCGGACATATTGAATCtaatttttaatgcatttttcttCCAAGGTGTGAGAGATTATATTCATGTTGTTGATTTGGCTAAGGGACATATAGCTGCGCTGAAGAAACTGAAGGACAACTGCGGGTGCAAGGTAACAAAACAGGACACATGTAGGGTTCTAATTAATGAAATTAACGCTAATAGCAACATAGTCCCAAAATTgtaacaagcaacaaatgtgtctTTTTCAACTCATGACTAGTGTGCATGTGAGAGATCATCAGGGTTGAAGAGAGAAATTACTACACAATTTCACTTTACTGCTCCCAAATATATtatctacagtgctggccagaagtattggcacccctgcgatTCTCaatataatgctcaatttctcccagaaaatgattgcaattacaaatgctttggtagtaatacacTATCGTTCAAATGTTTGGGgtctaagcgaccccaaacaCAGCCCGTGGCACTGTGTCCATGGGCttgacctccctagatgtggaagaaaaagaaaaattgacgagagatttcaacgaaagattgtgcggatggtggataaagaaccttgactaccatccaaacaagttcaagctgtcctgcagtccgagggtacacctGTGTCAACACGTACtacccgtcggcgtctgaatgaaaaggaactCTACGGTAGGATacacaggaagaccccacttctgacccagagacatcagaaaagccaggctggagtttggcaAAACTTACCTTGGAaagccaaaaaatgttttggaagaatgttctctggtcagatgagacaaaagtagagcttattgggaaaaggcatcaacatagagtttacaggtgggggggatgaggccttcaaagaaaagaacacggtccccgcagtcaaacatggcggaggttccctgatgttttggggttgcattgctgcctctggcactggactgcttgaccgtgtgcatggcattatgaagtctgaagactaccaacaaatttcgcagcataatgtagggcccagtgtgaaaaagctgggtctccctcagaggtcttgggtcttccagcaggacaatgacccaaaacaccctttaaaaagcactagaaaatggtttgagagaaagcactggagacttgtaAAGTGGCCACCAattagtccagacctgaatcccttagaacacctgtggagagatctgaaaatggcagtttggagaagacacctttcaaatctcagagaccgggagcagttggccaaagaagaatggtctaaaattccagcagggtattgtaagaaactcattgatggataccggaaggggttgttcacagttattttgtctaaagtttgtgctaccaagtattagactgagggtgccagtacttttgtccggcccagttttgtgtcaaatgataatgatttcagttttttttcattctcttttgtgttttaaaatttcaggcaaaataaatgaagatattactaccaaagcatttttaatagcaatcaatttctgggagaaatttaccattatctgacagaaatgcaggggtgccaatacttttggccagcactgtacagtaCCACAAATACCAATAATAACTTTATTGAAACTTCTATGCCAGTGACATACAGTATAGGAAAAACTAACGCATTTTGTGATATTGATTGGTTGTGTACAGACTACATTCCATGTAAAATGATGAATGTGCACTGGACCAATAAAGTTTGTGAAACACTGCCTTaatgaatgttttgttttttttacccttaCAGATTTACAACCTCGGAACAGGAACAGGCTATTCTGTGCTTCAGATGGTAAATGCTATGAGGAAGGCGTCTGGAAAGGAAGTGAGTCAAAGAGGAAGTCTTTCCTCTGCAAAATAAAGTCCTCCTCTCAAATAAATGAAATTTGTAACGGGGATTACatggcatttttagacaattgagggtgctgtcattttttttttctccccccacaCATGAAAAGATTCCCTACAAGATAGCTCCACGTCGAGGAGGAGATGCAGCATGTTGTTATGCTGACGCTGGTCTGGCTGAGAAGGAACTTGGCTGGAAGGCTGAGTTTGCACTGGAAAGAATGTGTAATTTTTCCCACAACTTCAACCATGTCgtcaaatttttaaaagtatTGTGTACGTAACTGATATCATGTATCCGTTTCCATGTAGGTGAGGATCTCTGGCGCTGGCAGTCGATGAACCCTACCGGATTTTCAACTTCCTGACACCATTctagttatttttgttttctttcttttttttttttttttctttttaattattatttctgttaaATCAAAGGGCCAAAGCAAGgatcatatttttttcatatcaagtttgaaaaatatatttgtgaAGAATGACTGGTTTTATGCTTGATACTTTTAACCCATTGCAATGGAGGGGTAACCTGAGAAATTTTACTGAAGTGACTATTTAAAATGAATCATAGTACAAACTATTAGAatgaaataatatatttttctaaGTAAACATGGTATTGTGTACCTGTGTGATTAAGTATACACTCAGACTGGTCTTTATATTTATAATCTAATAACTTGAATTTTGAAACTGCACTTATTAAGAacttgttgaaaatatatatacttttttttaaatcatcaatGTTTATAATTGCGGTATGATGTACTGTATAGTAATCTTTCTGTGATTTCCAAGCCTTAAACATGACACAATAAATTATAAGAATAAAGTACATTTCATGCTAGGGCGTAGGTTGCatggggacggtagggacatatgtaacactaccaacttttcaggatgctcgaattatccccaccaactttaaagcaaccttatttacattatatgatgacttcagttatataggtcatttagattgtcttcctatatgttgtaaggatagaattgatcctaccattattaagtgaattacagtactttcattatgttcagacttacactgaccccttttcactcgctgaatgtgccagtccattgttttttccctcaaacgcacgttcgattggctgatgacttgaacccccccccacccaacacacacacgcattcacagcccgacagaaatacaacatgccgcctcccccaCTCCCTTCAAACACTAGAgatattaaaagttttttccaccagcagcagccactgtaagtaatgtaaaaagacgttaatgttgtggaggtgggcaacactccactaattttgctactgctacagttcaagtcgattttactcagttttcttaaaataagaaaaacagctagctgaaaataagcttagacttattttaagcaaaacgtttggatatttaatcttaaaagaaaaacttgtttgtcagaaatgttcttaattcaagaatattgttcaaaacattatttgaaagaaactttttcttgatttaggtgaaaaatgaccaacttttagatgtatgggctaaaTACGAACAAAtactaatatttacttaaagtgaaAGAATCTCATTAATCTGTTTACTAGCCtgtaacactcaaaaaaattcattcattcattttccatgccgcttaaaaatgatgtagaaaattatttgactagatttgacaaaaaatatcagattaagacgttattcaTTTGCAGTATGAAAGTttgtataggtcaatacagatttatttttgcattaatcatttaacctatcaattaattaggttcatattggtgagaaatgtagccctgacccccattcaccaaatatgtttggtcttactAAACATACGCCCTTGATTTCTTGCATAATCGAAACGCTGTTTTCACATATGTTGTGCCGTCTAGCTAAAGCTACGAATAATGTCAACTATTAAATTTTAACCCCTTGAATTTCGCGGGTCACTTTAGCAAATCTATTATAAAGGttgttggggggaaaaaacattttaattctttACACAAATAGGATTTTGCATGCAAAAGCATCTCCTAAGCGTGGCGCTGGGGCTTTAAATGGCTCCTTGAACCCTCGGGCACCCAGTTAATAAAACACCCACGTCAGCACAGCGCTCCAGTCTCTCTCGCCGGGTTTCGGTCTTTAGGGCTGAGCAGGAAGTGGCTGACTGTGGACCCTGATCGAGAGAAAAGGCCAAAGAAAGCCTGCAGGgaatcaaaaaatggatattatGACCGACGAGGGGGAGAGCAGGCTCTATCGGGCGTCGGGTGAATCCAATCACCAGTGAGTATCGATGGGTTTTTATCACGGGTATCATGGCGAGGGCGTAAGCGGGTCCTGACGAATGCTCGCGCCGGGAGAGAGTCGCTGCGTTCGGGTAAGCGAGGCAAATCCTCCCGCTGCTCGCCGTGCTCCGGACCTCCGGCGAGAAGTGTGGGGGGTAGGGGTCCACATGAACGAAACGGGTGTTTTAGCACGTATAGCCCGTATAGGGgtttcccccaatttttttatatactaaTGCTAAACAACGTTAGTTTCCGCTCTGAGGTTTATTTTCCATTGTGTGCTGGTCGGCGCCTGAAGTGGGCGTCGCTCCAGGACACAGTGGGCTGCTCTTGTACGCCGCTGCCCGCTTTACCCTCGTAGGACTACCGCACTCTTACGACGCTCTGCAGCTCTTGTGCCTGGATTAGCTATAATGTAAATCTATATAATTTAAACCATTCTCTCTTTCGAAGATTTGGGGCACCGTGGTCTAATACGGGCGGTTGGGTTGGAACGGGCGATGCAAGCTTGTCAGGCAGGTTCGCataattcaaaatgaatgtgtgTCGTAGTCAACATGGGGATGGGAAAATGggttactgtaaaaaaaaaaaaaaaaaaaaaaagtacaaatgctGGGCTGGACTATGGTttggtgtatttatttacagCTTTTGGCGCTCCACCTTTGTGTATTCTCTCACCCCATCGTCTAGAGTCTAATGGGTTTGTAGACTCAGATATTCGACGTGCTACGCACCTCCATTAAGGGTGATTACGAGGATTTGTCACCCGAAGCTCACTGCCTTGTGTCGGGTGTAGCCCGGTAGAGGAGACGTTTTGATTGAAGGCGGATTTAGCCAATGGGATTCCAAAGTAATGTCTTGTAGGCGGAGCGTGTGTAGTGTCATCCAAGTGCAGTCAGCAGCATTGATTAGGATTAGGAAGGTACACACACTTACAGAATCAGTACAAATCGTATTTTGAAGTAATAATTCTAAGTCTTTGAATTCGTAATCATTTTATGATTAATTACTTTATGATTATATTATATAGTAGTTAAAGTTAAAATATCTGCACCATATTTTACCAATGTTACTTACTGTATGAGAGACCAGTCCAATTgtaatgcatttatttatttatttatttacattattgCAAAAACAAACCCCCAAAATCCAATGCATTACCAGTTACTCTCACTGTAGTTCAGTGGTTTTTAACCCTTATGCGCCATCATCTACCATTTTGGTAAATTCGGTGAATTATATGTTTAAATCTATGCAAAAGCATAAAAAACACAACCTAAAAAAACACTAGGGGTCTAAAATACTCTACTGCTAAAGtactgcttttattgtccatagagggcaaaaaatgaaattaaaaaaaataaaaacaatatgtgTATGGATAGCTCTGACTCCAGTGAATATTTTCAGTAgttcaaagtaaaaaaatattcagaaatggctTGGTTATCACACCTGTAAAACATCTACCATTTTGGTAAAATATGTACGTTTCAGGGTATTTACCCCAAAAACTGCTATTGTCAAAAAATGGGaatgcagaaaaaaatgatgttgtTATGACTTTTTGACTGATTCAAGGCTCTAATTATGCCATAGGAAATTttccaattaaattttgttttattcatatatatatctAGCATAGTTGGTTTTGGTAACAGCGCAGTACTGCTTTTATTGCCCATAGAGggcaaaaaagtgaaataaaaataaaaacaatatgtgTACGGATAGCTCTGACTCCAGTGAATATTTTGAGTAgttgaaagttttaaaaaaaatattcagaaatgacttagttatcacacctgTAAAACATCTACCATTTTGGTAAAATATGTACGTTTCAGGGTATTTACCCCAAAAACTGCTATTGTCAAAAAATGGGaatgcagaaaaaaatgatgttatGACTTTTTGACTTATTCAAAGCTCTAATAATGTCGAATGAAAATTTCCAAttcaaatatataaatatcCAGCATAGTTGGTTTTGGTCATAGCACAAtactgcttttattgtccatagagggcaaataataataaaaaaaatatatatatattatatatatatatacatatatatatatatatatatatatatatatatatatatatatatatatatatatatatatatatatatatatatatatatgtatatatatatgtgtgtgtatggatagctctgactccagtg from Corythoichthys intestinalis isolate RoL2023-P3 chromosome 15, ASM3026506v1, whole genome shotgun sequence includes these protein-coding regions:
- the gale gene encoding UDP-glucose 4-epimerase isoform X2 codes for the protein MGEKVLVTGGAGYIGSHCVLELIEAGYQPIVVDNFSNAVKDGGEGGMPESILRIEKLLHTNIEFHELDLLDKAALDGLFKKHSFFAVMHFAGLKAVGESLQQPLRYYRVNLSASMNLLEVMQAHGVHNLVFSSSATVYGEPQRLPIDEEHPVGNCTNPYGKTKYFIEEMIKDHSKAEKNWNSVLLRYFNPIGAHVSGLIGEDPQGIPNNLMPYIAQVAVGRRECLSVFGDDYDTLDGTGVRDYIHVVDLAKGHIAALKKLKDNCGCKIYNLGTGTGYSVLQMVNAMRKASGKEIPYKIAPRRGGDAACCYADAGLAEKELGWKAEFALERMCEDLWRWQSMNPTGFSTS
- the gale gene encoding UDP-glucose 4-epimerase isoform X1 → MGEKVLVTGGAGYIGSHCVLELIEAGYQPIVVDNFSNAVKVDGGEGGMPESILRIEKLLHTNIEFHELDLLDKAALDGLFKKHSFFAVMHFAGLKAVGESLQQPLRYYRVNLSASMNLLEVMQAHGVHNLVFSSSATVYGEPQRLPIDEEHPVGNCTNPYGKTKYFIEEMIKDHSKAEKNWNSVLLRYFNPIGAHVSGLIGEDPQGIPNNLMPYIAQVAVGRRECLSVFGDDYDTLDGTGVRDYIHVVDLAKGHIAALKKLKDNCGCKIYNLGTGTGYSVLQMVNAMRKASGKEIPYKIAPRRGGDAACCYADAGLAEKELGWKAEFALERMCEDLWRWQSMNPTGFSTS
- the gale gene encoding UDP-glucose 4-epimerase isoform X3, producing the protein MGEKVLVTGGAGYIGSHCVLELIEAGYQPIVVDNFSNAVKGEGGMPESILRIEKLLHTNIEFHELDLLDKAALDGLFKKHSFFAVMHFAGLKAVGESLQQPLRYYRVNLSASMNLLEVMQAHGVHNLVFSSSATVYGEPQRLPIDEEHPVGNCTNPYGKTKYFIEEMIKDHSKAEKNWNSVLLRYFNPIGAHVSGLIGEDPQGIPNNLMPYIAQVAVGRRECLSVFGDDYDTLDGTGVRDYIHVVDLAKGHIAALKKLKDNCGCKIYNLGTGTGYSVLQMVNAMRKASGKEIPYKIAPRRGGDAACCYADAGLAEKELGWKAEFALERMCEDLWRWQSMNPTGFSTS
- the gale gene encoding UDP-glucose 4-epimerase isoform X4 — translated: MGEKVLVTGGAGYIGSHCVLELIEAGYQPIVVDNFSNAVKEGGMPESILRIEKLLHTNIEFHELDLLDKAALDGLFKKHSFFAVMHFAGLKAVGESLQQPLRYYRVNLSASMNLLEVMQAHGVHNLVFSSSATVYGEPQRLPIDEEHPVGNCTNPYGKTKYFIEEMIKDHSKAEKNWNSVLLRYFNPIGAHVSGLIGEDPQGIPNNLMPYIAQVAVGRRECLSVFGDDYDTLDGTGVRDYIHVVDLAKGHIAALKKLKDNCGCKIYNLGTGTGYSVLQMVNAMRKASGKEIPYKIAPRRGGDAACCYADAGLAEKELGWKAEFALERMCEDLWRWQSMNPTGFSTS